One region of Acidobacteriota bacterium genomic DNA includes:
- a CDS encoding type II toxin-antitoxin system prevent-host-death family antitoxin → MPSVNVTELQKQLSHYLQQVRQGQAITIKEHNRAIARLVPVAPAPTSVVDYDKELLELAAQGIVKLPKIPLTAEDVEQELKRKLPRLRVKGKAARELMQRIWDEERGEGQMKRRREVALTKHLKPA, encoded by the coding sequence ATGCCAAGCGTCAACGTAACAGAACTGCAAAAGCAACTCTCGCACTACCTACAACAAGTGCGGCAAGGCCAAGCCATCACGATCAAAGAGCACAATCGCGCCATTGCCCGGCTCGTCCCGGTTGCGCCCGCGCCAACATCTGTAGTGGACTACGACAAAGAACTACTGGAGTTGGCGGCGCAAGGGATAGTGAAACTGCCGAAGATACCGCTGACGGCGGAAGATGTCGAGCAAGAACTCAAGCGGAAACTGCCGCGCTTGCGGGTTAAAGGCAAAGCGGCCAGAGAACTCATGCAACGCATTTGGGATGAAGAGCGCGGAGAAGGCCAGATGAAGCGAAGGCGAGAAGTTGCTTTGACCAAGCACTTAAAGCCGGCTTGA
- a CDS encoding NADH-quinone oxidoreductase subunit N codes for MQSIEQLNLNYGAILPESIAAVTGVVCMLVDALLNKASRKVSAGIALVGLIATLAAVIGLWPVAVQGADAFSGMVTVDALRLTFSVVVVLASIIAVLLALQFVHDEGLPPGELFTLIMFATTGALLLAAANDLVTIFLGLEIVSITTYVMAGYRRNDVRANEASLKYFLLGAFSTAFLLYGMALVYGATGNTNLKAIRQVITTGVLNNGGGYPGLLLIGAAMMLVGFGFKIASAPFHLWTPDVYEGAPTLVTGFMATGPKAAVFAAFLRVFAVGFGLQTGPGVGAQLHGNWVSALAVIAVLTMTIGNVIAISQKNIKRMLAYSSIAHAGYALVGFLTLDFAPVAFYMLTYTVMNLGAFAVIQMLARAGDVKTEINDYAGVGFEIPALSFPLAIFLLSLAGIPPTAGFIGKFYVFKSAWDASPALHWLVVAAVLNSIVSVYYYIYPIVVMFFRPLAPGFTKPRVSAAAALAVALTLAGTFYLGLLPNRVLNAFSGHSHSQGAQQAQR; via the coding sequence ATGCAATCAATCGAACAACTCAATCTGAATTACGGCGCGATCCTGCCGGAGAGCATTGCGGCGGTGACCGGCGTGGTGTGCATGCTGGTGGACGCGCTGCTTAATAAAGCGTCGCGCAAGGTGAGCGCGGGCATTGCGCTGGTTGGTTTGATCGCCACGCTGGCCGCCGTGATTGGTCTGTGGCCGGTGGCGGTGCAGGGGGCGGACGCCTTCAGCGGGATGGTGACGGTGGATGCGTTGCGGCTGACGTTTTCTGTCGTAGTCGTGCTGGCCTCGATCATCGCCGTGCTGCTGGCGCTGCAATTCGTGCACGATGAAGGTTTGCCGCCGGGCGAATTGTTCACGCTGATTATGTTCGCCACGACGGGCGCGCTGTTGCTGGCGGCGGCGAACGATCTGGTCACGATCTTTCTGGGGTTGGAGATCGTTTCGATCACGACCTACGTGATGGCGGGGTACCGGCGCAACGATGTGCGCGCGAATGAAGCGTCGTTGAAATACTTCCTGCTCGGCGCGTTCTCGACGGCGTTTTTGCTTTACGGGATGGCGCTGGTTTACGGCGCGACGGGTAACACCAATCTCAAAGCGATTCGCCAGGTGATAACAACCGGTGTCCTCAATAACGGAGGGGGCTACCCCGGTTTGTTACTGATCGGCGCGGCGATGATGCTGGTCGGCTTCGGGTTCAAGATTGCGAGCGCGCCGTTCCATCTGTGGACGCCGGATGTATACGAAGGCGCGCCGACGCTGGTCACGGGCTTTATGGCGACGGGGCCGAAGGCGGCGGTGTTCGCGGCCTTCCTGCGCGTGTTTGCGGTGGGCTTCGGCTTGCAAACGGGGCCGGGCGTGGGCGCACAGTTGCACGGCAATTGGGTGAGCGCGCTGGCGGTGATTGCGGTGCTGACGATGACCATCGGCAACGTGATCGCCATCTCGCAAAAGAACATCAAGCGCATGCTGGCCTATTCCTCCATCGCGCACGCCGGTTACGCGCTGGTCGGTTTCCTGACGCTGGATTTCGCGCCGGTCGCGTTTTACATGCTGACCTACACGGTGATGAACCTGGGCGCGTTTGCCGTGATTCAGATGCTGGCGCGCGCGGGCGATGTCAAAACCGAGATCAACGATTATGCCGGCGTAGGCTTTGAAATCCCGGCGCTGAGCTTTCCGCTGGCGATCTTTTTGCTGAGCCTGGCGGGGATTCCGCCGACGGCTGGGTTCATCGGCAAGTTCTACGTGTTCAAATCGGCGTGGGATGCTTCGCCGGCGCTGCATTGGCTGGTAGTGGCGGCGGTGCTGAACAGCATCGTGTCGGTTTACTACTACATTTACCCGATCGTGGTGATGTTCTTCCGTCCGCTGGCACCGGGCTTTACGAAACCGCGCGTGAGTGCGGCGGCGGCGCTGGCGGTGGCGCTGACGCTGGCGGGGACGTTTTATTTGGGGTTGTTGCCGAATCGGGTTTTGAATGCGTTTAGCGGACATAGCCATTCGCAGGGGGCGCAGCAGGCGCAGCGATGA
- a CDS encoding NADH-quinone oxidoreductase subunit M encodes MNWITITTYLPLAGALLLLLYGMTGGKEQERLNNGYRNITLLTTLLTFAVSIPILLGFDRGNALPQMVTKIPWIGTFGVSYHTGVDGLSIWLVLLTTFIMPISVLASWHVTKRVREFMIFMLVLETGMIGVFISLDMFLFYLFFEITLIPMYFLIGVWGGERRIYAALKFFIYTVVGSLLMLVAIIAVYYLNGGTTFDIVEITNTFASKRASIGIPVQRMLWFAFALAFFIKVPLWPLHTWLPDAHVEAPTAGSIILAGVLLKMGTYGLMRFNLPLFPEVSRESAPIVMTLAVIGIIYGALVAMVQPDMKKLVAYSSVSHLGFVVLGIFAFTEQGMQGALYQMLNHGISTGALFYCVGIVYERRHTRLIADYGGIATPMPQYSTLFVILSLSSLGLPLLNGFIGEFLILLGTFASTVPYAKLFAVLGATGVILSAVYLLWMLQRVVFGEITKDENAELEDLDAREYAGLVPLVVMAVIMGVVPMLFMNQTKATVNAIRAHVEGKIMRASK; translated from the coding sequence ATGAACTGGATAACGATCACAACCTATTTGCCGCTGGCGGGTGCGCTGCTCTTGCTGCTGTACGGAATGACTGGCGGCAAAGAGCAGGAGCGACTCAATAACGGCTACCGCAACATTACGCTGTTGACGACGCTGCTGACGTTCGCCGTTTCAATCCCCATTCTGTTGGGCTTTGATCGCGGCAATGCCTTGCCGCAGATGGTGACGAAGATTCCCTGGATCGGCACGTTCGGCGTCAGCTATCACACGGGCGTAGACGGGCTGAGCATCTGGCTGGTGTTACTGACGACCTTCATCATGCCGATTTCGGTGCTGGCGAGTTGGCACGTCACAAAGCGTGTGCGCGAGTTCATGATTTTTATGCTCGTGCTCGAAACAGGAATGATTGGCGTGTTTATCTCGCTGGATATGTTTCTGTTCTATCTCTTTTTTGAGATTACGCTGATCCCGATGTACTTTCTGATCGGCGTCTGGGGCGGTGAACGGCGCATTTACGCGGCGCTCAAGTTTTTCATTTACACCGTCGTCGGCTCGTTACTGATGTTAGTCGCCATCATCGCTGTATATTACTTGAACGGCGGCACGACCTTCGACATCGTTGAGATCACGAATACTTTCGCGTCCAAACGTGCCAGCATCGGCATCCCGGTGCAACGCATGTTGTGGTTCGCGTTCGCGCTGGCCTTTTTCATCAAGGTGCCGCTCTGGCCGTTGCATACCTGGCTGCCCGACGCGCACGTCGAAGCGCCGACCGCCGGTTCGATCATCCTAGCGGGCGTGTTGCTGAAGATGGGCACCTACGGTCTGATGCGCTTCAACCTGCCGCTCTTCCCCGAAGTCTCGCGCGAATCGGCGCCCATCGTGATGACGCTGGCGGTGATTGGCATTATTTACGGCGCGCTGGTGGCGATGGTGCAGCCCGATATGAAAAAGCTGGTGGCCTATTCATCGGTTAGCCACTTGGGCTTTGTCGTGTTGGGCATCTTTGCGTTTACTGAGCAGGGAATGCAGGGCGCGTTGTACCAAATGCTGAACCACGGCATCTCGACGGGCGCGCTGTTCTATTGCGTCGGGATCGTTTATGAACGCCGCCACACACGGTTGATCGCGGATTACGGCGGGATTGCAACGCCGATGCCTCAGTATTCGACGCTCTTCGTGATCCTGTCGCTGTCGTCGTTGGGCCTGCCGCTGCTCAACGGGTTCATCGGTGAATTCCTGATTCTGCTCGGCACGTTCGCTTCGACGGTGCCGTATGCGAAGCTGTTCGCAGTGCTGGGCGCGACGGGCGTGATTCTGTCGGCTGTGTACCTGCTCTGGATGTTACAGCGCGTCGTCTTTGGTGAAATCACAAAGGACGAGAACGCTGAGTTGGAAGACCTGGATGCGCGCGAATACGCCGGCTTAGTGCCGCTGGTCGTGATGGCGGTGATTATGGGCGTCGTGCCGATGCTCTTTATGAATCAGACCAAAGCGACGGTCAACGCGATCCGCGCGCACGTCGAAGGCAAGATCATGCGCGCCTCTAAATAG
- the nuoL gene encoding NADH-quinone oxidoreductase subunit L yields the protein MLKWITLAPLIGAAINGFFGKRLGERAVSIIAPASVFVSFVLAVLSFNGLLHAPANAEGLRQVSEYWFTWIQVGTFQADFAYLLDPLSGVYILFVTFVGFLIHVYATGYMHGDPGYYRFFAYLNLFMFMMLTLVLADNLLLLFVGWEGVGLCSYLLIGYYIRKKEAGDAAKKAFVANRIGDLSFMIGLFVIFTTFGSISFVAKGEAASFLTTIATWAPDHLWVFGTATVIALLLFGGATGKSAQIPLYVWLPDAMAGPTPVSALIHAATMVTAGVYLTARCSAVVVKSPTAMVVIAVIGAATAIFAATIGLAQNDIKKVLAYSTVSQLGYMFLACGTGYFIAGIFHVMTHAFFKALLFLGSGSVIHGMHHEQDMRYMGNLKKYMKVTWATMLVGWLAISGFPFLSGFFSKDEILWRAFSTEALPSGMNKVLWGVAALTALLTAVYMTRMMVMTFWGDERYDGSPVIHEHDAHSGHGKGKHGHFHPHESPWVMTLPLVILAVLSVAGGWVGWPAALGGANHFEHFLEPAIAHVGAEHGADNAGGAVTEGSGAHGVAAAPKVEEPHDTSTEVGLTVLSVVLGLLGIGIGWTIFKKTPLKPMPALLENKWYVDELYDATLINPIENTSRSFLWKIVDVKLIDGFVNGVANAFSMLANVLRTTQTGFARNYAAVILMGAIVVIGYFALR from the coding sequence ATGTTGAAATGGATCACCCTCGCGCCGCTCATCGGCGCGGCAATCAACGGATTCTTTGGCAAACGGCTGGGCGAACGGGCTGTGAGCATCATCGCGCCCGCATCCGTTTTCGTCTCGTTCGTGCTGGCAGTGCTTTCCTTTAACGGATTGCTGCACGCCCCGGCGAATGCGGAGGGCTTGCGACAGGTCAGCGAATACTGGTTCACCTGGATTCAAGTCGGCACGTTCCAAGCCGATTTCGCCTACCTGCTCGATCCGCTTTCTGGCGTTTACATCCTGTTTGTCACTTTCGTCGGCTTCCTGATTCACGTTTATGCGACTGGCTATATGCACGGCGATCCGGGCTATTACCGCTTCTTCGCGTACCTGAATCTGTTCATGTTCATGATGCTGACGCTGGTACTGGCCGATAACCTGCTGTTGCTGTTCGTTGGCTGGGAAGGTGTGGGCCTCTGTTCGTATTTATTGATCGGCTATTACATCCGCAAAAAAGAAGCGGGCGATGCGGCCAAGAAAGCCTTCGTCGCCAACCGCATCGGCGATCTGTCATTTATGATCGGTCTGTTCGTAATCTTCACGACTTTCGGTTCGATCAGCTTTGTGGCGAAAGGCGAAGCCGCCAGCTTCCTGACGACGATTGCGACCTGGGCGCCGGATCATTTGTGGGTCTTCGGTACTGCGACCGTGATTGCACTGCTGCTCTTCGGCGGTGCGACCGGCAAATCGGCCCAGATTCCGCTCTACGTCTGGTTGCCGGATGCAATGGCGGGCCCCACGCCGGTGTCGGCGCTGATACACGCGGCGACGATGGTTACGGCGGGCGTCTATCTGACCGCGCGTTGCAGCGCTGTCGTCGTCAAATCACCAACCGCGATGGTGGTGATTGCGGTGATCGGGGCGGCGACCGCGATCTTTGCCGCGACGATTGGTTTGGCGCAGAACGACATCAAGAAGGTGCTGGCCTATTCGACGGTTTCGCAACTCGGCTACATGTTTTTGGCTTGCGGCACCGGCTATTTCATCGCTGGCATCTTCCACGTGATGACGCACGCGTTTTTCAAGGCGCTGCTCTTCCTCGGTTCCGGCTCGGTCATTCACGGGATGCACCACGAGCAGGATATGCGTTACATGGGTAACTTGAAGAAGTACATGAAAGTAACTTGGGCCACGATGCTGGTCGGCTGGCTGGCGATTTCGGGGTTCCCGTTCCTGTCTGGCTTCTTCAGCAAGGATGAGATTTTGTGGCGCGCCTTTTCGACCGAAGCTTTGCCGAGTGGCATGAACAAAGTGCTTTGGGGCGTGGCCGCGCTGACCGCGTTGCTGACGGCGGTCTATATGACGCGGATGATGGTGATGACGTTTTGGGGCGATGAACGCTACGACGGCTCGCCGGTGATTCACGAACACGATGCGCACAGCGGGCACGGCAAGGGAAAGCACGGACACTTCCATCCGCACGAGTCGCCCTGGGTGATGACATTGCCGTTGGTGATTTTGGCGGTGCTGTCGGTGGCGGGCGGTTGGGTTGGCTGGCCCGCGGCGCTGGGTGGGGCGAATCATTTCGAGCACTTCCTGGAACCGGCGATTGCGCACGTAGGCGCTGAACACGGCGCGGACAACGCTGGCGGCGCTGTCACGGAAGGCTCGGGCGCACACGGCGTTGCCGCTGCCCCAAAAGTTGAAGAGCCTCACGATACGAGCACCGAGGTTGGCTTGACGGTACTTTCTGTTGTTTTGGGTTTGCTCGGCATCGGCATCGGCTGGACGATCTTCAAGAAGACGCCGCTCAAACCGATGCCCGCGCTGCTCGAAAACAAGTGGTATGTGGACGAGCTATACGACGCCACACTCATCAATCCGATTGAAAATACTTCGCGCAGCTTCTTATGGAAGATCGTGGACGTGAAGCTGATTGACGGCTTCGTCAATGGCGTGGCGAATGCGTTTAGCATGCTGGCGAATGTGTTACGCACAACGCAGACGGGTTTTGCGCGCAATTACGCGGCGGTGATTTTGATGGGCGCGATTGTCGTGATTGGCTATTTCGCGCTGCGTTAG
- the nuoK gene encoding NADH-quinone oxidoreductase subunit NuoK: MIPLSWYLALSAVLFTIGVVGVLLQRNVIVLFMCVELMLNAVNLTLVAFSRYLNNVTGQLFVFIVMTVAAAEAAVGLAIIISLFRNRETLNVDEADLLKL; the protein is encoded by the coding sequence ATGATTCCACTTTCCTGGTATCTGGCGTTGAGCGCGGTGCTGTTCACGATTGGCGTGGTCGGCGTGTTGCTGCAACGCAACGTGATCGTGCTGTTTATGTGCGTCGAACTGATGCTCAACGCGGTCAACCTGACGCTGGTCGCCTTCTCGCGTTACCTGAACAACGTCACCGGACAGTTGTTTGTCTTCATTGTGATGACCGTGGCGGCGGCAGAAGCGGCGGTCGGCCTGGCGATTATTATTTCGCTCTTCCGCAACCGCGAAACGCTCAACGTGGACGAAGCGGATTTGCTTAAACTGTAA
- a CDS encoding NADH-quinone oxidoreductase subunit J, with translation MPVVLFLAFAALAVVAAFNVILQRNPIYSAIALITVMVALSALFLTLYAPFIAAVQIIVYAGAIMVLFVFVIMLLNVRAEEAITDKQKFLQWLAVPLFGALLAEIFFIIRYIGNTPGALPSANDAGVDPTKVTGTVESIAQGMFSQYVLPFEATSVLILMAIVGAMLLAKRETQADAQRSLDAQREQEQ, from the coding sequence ATTCCCGTCGTGCTGTTCCTCGCGTTTGCGGCGCTGGCCGTCGTGGCGGCGTTCAACGTGATTTTGCAGCGCAATCCGATTTACAGCGCGATTGCCCTGATTACCGTCATGGTCGCCTTGTCGGCGCTTTTCCTGACGTTGTATGCACCCTTCATCGCAGCGGTTCAAATCATTGTGTATGCCGGCGCGATCATGGTGCTGTTTGTCTTCGTGATCATGCTACTCAACGTGCGGGCGGAAGAAGCCATCACCGACAAGCAGAAGTTTTTGCAATGGCTGGCGGTGCCGCTCTTTGGCGCATTGCTGGCCGAAATCTTCTTCATCATCCGTTACATCGGCAACACGCCCGGCGCTTTGCCGAGCGCGAATGATGCGGGCGTTGACCCGACCAAAGTCACTGGTACGGTCGAATCCATCGCGCAGGGCATGTTCTCGCAATACGTGCTGCCGTTTGAGGCGACCTCGGTGCTGATTCTGATGGCTATCGTCGGCGCAATGCTGCTGGCCAAGCGCGAGACGCAAGCGGATGCGCAACGCTCGCTGGATGCGCAACGCGAGCAAGAACAGTAG